A single Fundidesulfovibrio terrae DNA region contains:
- a CDS encoding MIP/aquaporin family protein yields the protein MSESSLGKEMLSEFMGTMILIIFGAGNVAMVVLFGKAINTTWTNITLGWGLAVLFGVLASLRSGAHINPAVSLALACTGRFPWRKVLPYSIAQTAGGCAGAAIVFLDFHAKWLLVDPQLASAGVFCTFPAVPGFWPGFIDQVIGTAVLLFGVLSIGDFASKNNAGWLGPFAVAALVMVIGMALGAMNGYAINPARDFGPRFFTLMAGFSTPNLMDPSVVLVPILGPLVGGPLGAFIYDRTTGMLNKA from the coding sequence TCGTTAGGCAAGGAGATGTTGTCCGAATTCATGGGGACCATGATCCTCATCATTTTCGGAGCGGGCAACGTGGCCATGGTGGTGCTCTTCGGCAAGGCGATCAACACCACGTGGACCAACATCACCCTGGGATGGGGGCTCGCCGTGCTCTTCGGCGTGCTGGCCAGCCTGCGCTCTGGTGCGCACATCAATCCGGCCGTGAGCCTGGCCCTGGCCTGCACCGGCCGCTTCCCCTGGCGCAAGGTGCTGCCGTACTCCATCGCCCAGACCGCGGGCGGCTGCGCGGGCGCGGCCATCGTGTTCCTGGACTTCCACGCCAAGTGGCTGCTGGTCGACCCCCAGCTGGCCAGCGCGGGCGTGTTCTGCACCTTTCCGGCCGTGCCCGGCTTCTGGCCCGGCTTCATCGACCAGGTCATCGGCACCGCCGTCCTGCTCTTCGGCGTGCTCTCCATCGGCGACTTCGCCTCCAAGAACAACGCGGGCTGGCTGGGACCCTTCGCCGTGGCCGCGCTGGTCATGGTCATCGGCATGGCCCTGGGCGCCATGAACGGCTACGCCATCAACCCGGCCCGCGACTTCGGTCCCCGCTTCTTCACCCTGATGGCGGGCTTCTCCACGCCCAACCTCATGGACCCGAGCGTGGTGCTGGTGCCCATCCTCGGCCCCCTGGTCGGCGGCCCCCTGGGCGCGTTCATCTACGACCGCACCACCGGCATGCTCAACAAGGCCTAG